The Vulpes vulpes isolate BD-2025 chromosome 1, VulVul3, whole genome shotgun sequence genome contains the following window.
GATCTCAGAACATCACCCCTATCACTGCCAAAAGTTCTCTTTTTTGGAATCAATCCTATACCCTACCTCTGACCTCTGGGTAACCTCTGatctttctcctttgccttttCTATAATATCTCATAAATAGTAGCATACAATATTTTATGTCCAGCTTCCCTCATGTatcatgtttttgaaattcatctatgttgttgtatatatatatcagtttgTTCCTCTTACTGCTctgtagtattctattgtatgcatataccacaatGTGTTCAGAGTCACCAGTTGATAGATATTTAATTTGTCTTCAACTTGCTATTTGTAGCTATAAACCTGAGTAAAgatctttgtgtggacataagtttttgtttcttttgggtaaatatccaggagtggaattgctgggtcatagagtaagTATATGTTTGACTTTGtaaaaactgccaaactttttttctaaatggctGTTCCATTTTTCACTCTTAAcaatatatgagagttccaattgctctgcatcttcaccaacattgtcagtcttttaaatttttgccattctaatagatgtgtctAGATATAAcattgtgatatattttttaaagattttatttatttgagagagcatgaacagggagggagggcaagaaggagagggagaagtagtcttcctgctgagcagggagcctgatgcagggctggatcccaggacctgaagatcatgacccaagccaaaggcagatacttaactgactgagtcacccaggtagccctctttctttcttttaaagaacagaaCTTAACCACTTTACCACTTTGATGAGATCCAACTTgtcaatgttttccttttatgattcatgctttttatgtcttcttttttttttttttttttttttttgctttttatgtcCTAAGCAATCTTTGtcactcaaggtcacaaagatttttttctatgtttcctacattttatattactttttatttttagttctatgATGTTATTTATGGTGTGAGATAAACGATGTTATTTATGGTGTGAGATAAACGTTGAGGTTCATTTTTTGGCATATGATAGATATCCAATTGTTCCTGCAACATTTGTTGGAAAAGCCATAATTTCTCCCTTTGAATTACCTTGGCACTTTTGCTGAAATTTTGCCATAAATGTTCAAGCCAATAAGCACACGATAGGATGCTCAagatcattagtcattagggaaatgcaaatccaaattaTAATGAGATACTCTACACCCACTCAGACGgctataataaaaaggaaagaaaataacacatgttggtgagaatgtggaaaaatagTCATCCTCATATTTTGCTGCTGGGAATATAAAACGGTGTAAGTCACTCTGAAAAACAAactagcagttcctcaaaatattaaatacatagagTTACCatgtaatccagcaattccactcctaggtatacacttgttcatagcagcattatataTAATTGTTCCAAAATGTAAACTACCTAAACATCCACTAGCTGATAAGTAAACAAAAGGTGAtttatatgtacaatggaatattaaagGAATATGTCatgaaaggaatgaagtacttaTACATAGtataacatggataaatcttttttcaaaacatttatttatttatttgtttatttatttatttatttatctatctatctatctgagagaaagagcacaaacatggtgggggaggggcagagggagaagcagaccccttgctgggcagggagcccgatgcagggcttgatcctataatcctaggatcatgacctgagccaatggcagacgctcaaccaactgacccacccaggcatccctaacatggttaaatcttgaaaacatgctaagtgaaagaagcccgtCACAAAGACCACttattatgtgattccatttaaatgaaatgttcagaattgGGAAATCTACAGAGCTGCAAAGCAGATTAAGGGTTGCCTAAAATGGGTGAGGTGTAGTGGTATAAAGGGAAATGTGGAGTAATTGccaatgggtatggggtttccttttgTGGGGAGAGAAATTCTCTAAAATTAGGTTGTGGTGATGGTGATACAACACTATCAATTTCTTAAAACCATTATATACTTTAAGTGAGTGAATTGTATGATACatgaattatactttaataaagttttttaaaaatctaaaaaaaaggtaattattgatttaacattttttttccctaaagctaTACTCTTGTTTCTACCAGCACCATAAAACAACTGTTATTTCCAGTTTAAAACACCACCTCTCTTCTCTGACATTATCAAAGTAAAACCTTTTCTAAAgccacaaaacacacacaaacacacaaagattttaaaagtttagtaaaggttttttttttgtttggtttgtttagTACATTTTACTGATACTTCAATTGCATAAGAAATAGTAAGCTAAAGTAAAAAAGTATAATGGAGAATTTGCAGACTTACCAGTGAGAATGTGGAGGACTGCTGTTTTGCAAAATCCTTCATGATAAGAACTTCAATGGCATGACCTTACAAATTTTTCTTGCATATCACTCGgtatttttatattagaaataaaatttttttccgGGGTACCTgggttagttaagcatctgcctcctgctcaagtcatgatctctggggtcctgggatcaagccctgctttgggcttcctgctcagcggggagtctgcttctctctttctctgcccactgcttgttctttctctcaaataaatgagtaaaatcttaaaaaataaaatttttctatagGTTTAATTCCTTCTTCCAAATAGGAgctatataaaagaataaagatataaTCAAGAAGGGAGGAAATTGCCATCTGTGTCTTTGTAATTCACAATATCAGCATATGCTCATACTTTTTGCAGCAGTGTCTTTAGCTCCTGAATCTGAGATGTATATTTGAGATGCCTGTGAacacccagggcagccccagtgcttGGGCTGATAAAGGATTATGAGCTAAAAAGATCCTGGGCTATGGGGGTGCACCTATTACTTTGTTTTCAGATGGAGAGACAGAAGTGCAGAGAGGCCCCACAAAATGGCAAAATGAAGGTCCTAGGATCTTGTGCAATGGCTCTGCTTACATACTACTTCAAATATAATCTCAGTTCAAATATCCACTTATTCAACTTTGCTTCCTTCATGAATACACACTAACCAACAGGAAAATGCTCTACTCATCAGTCCACAGTTATATAAGCCCCTGTGTCTGGCATAATATATTCTActacatcttaattttttaattgaaatatatttgatatacaacactgtataagtttaaggtatataaaATATGGATACACTTATATGGCAATATGATTGCCATTGCAGCATTAgtgaacatttcttttcttttcttttctttttttttatttatttacaagagtcacagagagagagagggagagagagagaggcagagacacaggcagagggagaagcaggcttcatgcaccgggagcccgatgtgggattcgatcccgggtctccaggatcgcgccccgagccaaaggcaggcgccaaaccgctgcgccacccagggatcccgaacatttctatcatatcacataattaccatttcttctaGTGCTGAGAACAGTTAAGATCCAGTCTCTCAACAACTTTGTTTATAATACAGTTTTGTGGTATATAATCACTGTACTGTGTATTAGGTCTCCAGGTCTTATCTACTCATTGCAGGTATGTACCCTTAAACAACATCTGTACCATTCCCCTACTCAACCAACCCCTCATAAACATttcacttctaaaaaaaattttttttagattccacataaaagagATAGCACACAgtattttgtcttcctctgaccaATCTCATCTActgtgttttcaaggttcacccatgttagtacaaatgtcagaatttctttcctcatggctgaatagtattccatcattcatttacatatatatataaattcatatatatgtcacatctCCTTTACCCATTCATCCTTTGACAGACACCTAGGTTGTTTCCACACCTggactattgtgaatagtgctgcaataaacataggagtgcacatGACTCTTCaataatgtattttcatttcccttggatatatacccagaagtaagATAACAagattgtatggtagttctacttttattattttttaagatcttatttatttatccacaagagacagcgagagagagagggagagaggcagagacacaggcagagggagagagggagagaggctccacgcagggagcccgacgtgggactcgatcctgaaaccctgggatcatgccttgagctgaaggtagacgttaaaccgctgagccacccaggcgcccgggtagttctacttttaatttggGAGGAATCTCCATGCTGTTCTTcatagtggctgaaccagtttacTTATTATAATatcctaaaaaattttttttaaatttattcatgaaagacacacacacagagagaggcagagacacaggcagagggagaagtaggctccatgcagagagcccgacgtgggactcgattccaggtccccagtatcacgccttggactgaaggcggtgctaaaccactgagctaccggggctgcccatatcctaaaaatttttaacaaaagtatTAACATTTGCAGTTATCTGGCTGCACCTTGGCTTATAACACAATTAACAATGTTGTTCATCCCACTTAATAAATCTAATAACTGACAGTACAACATACATTTATGAGTAAGTTCAGGTTTCAGAAGTAGATGTAGATTTTGTTAGTCTATGAACTCAGAAGGCATACAATCTAACAAActcactgtattttaaaaatgaatcacatATTTGGTGGGGTATTTGTAGAGATTCTAAGATAAAACAAATCAgctaaataaattttcaaagatgCACTCAATTTTCAGGTGCACCTGTGACCTGCTGCAGCAACATTTATAAGTCATTAATACTTGTTTTCACTTGACCACTCCACACTTTGGATGCTTCTTCATTCATTGCCTAGGATTACAGAAAAATCATGCCCAAGATGGGGGTGGCCACTCCCCCAAATGTATTTTATGGCCATAGAGGAAGACCTGACAGGGGCTCTATTAAACATCAGCCCAGCCCTTTCCCCCACTGAGAGTACCAGGGTATGACAGGGGCTCTCCTGGCGTAGGTTAAATCCTGCTCCTCTGGCTGGAGTATGGTCCAAATGATGGAGGTCATAGCACTTTGTCCAAATGATGGTCCAGTGATGGAGGTCACAGCACTTTGTCCACCCTGAGACTCCTATCCTCACTCTCTCAGTGTCCCTCTGGCCTGATAGCTTAGTCTCTAAACTTTAGCCCAGTGGAAGGGGCAATCTTCCTTACTGGGGACACATCACAGGAAGAGGGTAGTATACAAAGGAGACCCACTTCTGCTCAGACCCCAGACTGTACCACAAGGCCCCTCTTGTTCTCAGCCTTTCACCTCTGTATTACCCAGGGATGAGGGGCCCATCTTTTGCAGCCCTGACTGCCACCTGCCACCACCAGACTTTAGTACAGTAAAGATGGTATGAGTCACAACTGACTAGCCAAGAGCAAGAATGTAATTATTGCTAAATTTCCTAGATGTGATATTAGGATTATGGTTCTTTTGGAAAGTGTCTTTTCTAGGAAATGAGTGCTGCTGTATTTTTAGATGAAGCGTTGTGATATCTCACTTTCAAATAATTGGGAAAAccaaatgcatacacacacagcaCACGTACAGTGTATTACTCTGTCTTCCACTAATTTTCTAGttgtaaaacagaaaaactgGGGCCCAGGGGGATTTGTTCACAGGTTAAGGCACCAGGATTATACGTAACTCTACCAGAGGGTAATTGATTCATcctaaaggtattttttttttcctaaaggtaTTTTTGCTCCTGGCAGGGAGAAGCAATGGCATGCCACTGCATCAGTCTCTGCATTGTCCATCCTGGACCACAAACTGATTATAATATGGAGAGGGAACATCAAATATGAAATGAGCATGTCTGGGTGTCTGTAAATAGGGCACTGATTGGAGAGCTATGTGTAGCCCTGATACTGGTCATAAAAAATaaccaggggagcctgggtggctcagttagttgggcatccaactcttgacttcaactcaggtcatgatcttggggtcataggatcaagccctgtgtttggCTCTGCACCCAgtaaggagtctacttgagattctctcttcttctgcccctccaccgACTTGCAGGTGCTTTCTTTctcccaaaaataaattttaaaaatatttttatgcccCTTTGGGGCTgcgtgaaaaaaaataataaaaagtaaatttaaaaaatcttttaaaaaaattataacctgACACACAAAAAAGTTTCAGTCTGGTTACCAAGGAACCCCGCCACACACAGCTCCCTTCAGGTTGATCTTTATCTATCTACACCTTTTAATAGTTCTACCCCCTttgattcatttaatatttaatgagtacTATTTGTATGAGTTGGGGGGATCCAGGATAGACTAGACCATAAGctctgaaattaaaaagtcagaatCCTTGCCCTCAAACATCTTACCCTCTAATAGAAAAGCAGGtacagggaaccctgggtggcgcagtggtttagtgcctgcctttggcccagggcacgatcctggagacccgggatcgaatcccacgtcgggctcccggtgcatggagcctgcttctccctctgcctgtgtctctgtctctctctctctctcactgtgtgcctatcataaataaaaaaaaaaaaaaaaaaaaaaaaattaaaaaaaaagaaaagcaggtacACAATTACCATGACTTTAACATAATCCTTTACTACCTGCAAcataattacatctgcaaagatccttttaCCAAGGTAACATTTACAGGTTCCAGGGGTTAGAACCTGGTATCTTTGGGGGACATTTTCAGTCTACTACAGATAAGGGACTTCAGAAAGTCCACTTTTACGGGGTGATCACCAAAGTTATTTGCTGTCTAAGCAGCTGGCTGGCTCCTAGAGCTAAGCTATATTCAGAATGGTATGATCCTCTGTAAGCCATGGTGAGGTGccttcttttgcttattttaccATTATGTTTCCTCAAACTCTCATTAACTAGAGTAACCTGGGAACGTCTCTGTTGCTTGCCAATTGAAAGGGTCAAACTGTAACACAATAGCTGACCTAAGAAGAGTTCATTTTACCCAAATATCAGTAGTTGTAGATCTTTTGGGATCATGGGTGTAGGCCCTTTTTGAAATGTTGATAGTAAATGACAATAGCCTCCTAAACCAGAGATGACTGGATCAAAGATAGgcactatctatctatctaagtTGGACCACTCATATTCTCTTCAGAGGCTTGGGACACTGGTCACTTGGTTTCTGGAGTTGAAATTGGTTACTGATATAGCCCGAAAAGCCCGTCTTTTGCCGAGTAAAAGCCATGATGTAGAGGGAAGCTGAGACAAAGTGACCACAGGAACTCAAGAGACAGAAAGTGCAGCtgccttgattttttaaaaagattttatttatttgagagagaaagagccagcatGTACTAGCGCAAGCAAGGAGAGGGgtaggagggggagaagcagactccccactgagcagggagtccaacaaaCCAtggtgggatcatgacctgagccaaaggcagatgcttacccaactgagccacccagttatcCCAGCTGcctcgattcttttttttttttttttttttttttaagattttatttagttattcatgagtcacacagagagaggcagagacacgggcagagggagaagcaggctccccatggggagcctgatgtgggacttgatcctgggacttcaggatcacaccctgagccaaaggcagacactcaactgctgagccacccaggagtccctgcctGGATGCTTAATGACTTACCTCATTAGAAACTCAAGTGAAGCCAAGTTACATTTCTGCTCTAGTAATCTAGAGAATTCTGCTTCCCATGCCCTGAGAGTACATTTCCTTTTTGCTTAGCCAGTCTGAGTGGGTTCATCAGCCACAAAAGCAGCTTAGGACTGATGTTTTAACCCTGGTTTAAGTAGTTCTTACCTTATTCCCATAAATTTATTCAGGCTCAATAGTTAAAATGATGCTGTATCtggttaatttttcaaaaatttttcgaattattttcagataatttttatcTGAAACCTACCGAGACTAGCCATGAACATTAGTCCTTCCTGACATTTTAATATTAGAATCATTCGATAAGAATAATTTTATGATGatggcattttcatttcattaagcAATGGCAGGGCAGGAATTTTCAAGGAAACTAAAGCCCAAATTGGACAAGAGCCTTGCCCAGTGGTGGAATTAGAACCTTGTTTCTGTCAATACTCAAGCCAAGGCTCTTtgtcaatgaattttttttaagtaatcgctATGCCCATCGTGGGGATCAAActtatgaccccgagatcaagagttgcatgctccatggATTGAGCCAGCTATGTGCCTCTGCCAATGAATTTTTTAGGGCCAAGACGgtaatttcctttccttaaatTTCAAGTGAGATCATTCAACAATAACTATTGACTGCCCATCAGGTCAGGACTCTtagttgcaaattaaaaaaaataataaaaggctcTAGgaatatatttgtttcaggtatgGTTGTTTCCAGGCTCAAAATCACTGAGtattctctctctatccctaGGAAAGACTTTCCACAAGGGGAGCACCTGTAGACTCACATCCTATCTGCTAAGAGGCAAATGTACCTCAGCAGTACATTTTGGATTATCCTTGGATTTTCGTTATGTGAACCAAAAAATCATCTTTTCTATTCCCTTAAGCCAATTTGAATGTAGTTTCTTCACTTGCAACAAGTGTTTGGACTAAAATTGTACTTATCAAATGATTCTCCACAAACAAGGATAATGGTAACAATTAGAGTCTCTTCAAAACTTGGAATTAAGAGCAGttagtataggggcacctgggtggctcagttggctaagtgtttgactcttgatttcagctcagatcatgatctcagggttgtgagactgagtgtTCCTGATGAAAAGGAACTTACTCTTGATATATCTATGCTATGTTGGTTTCTattatctacctttttttttagattttatttatttgagggatgcccaggtggctcagtggttgagcatctaccttcagctcaggtcatgatcccaacgGTCCtagggtcgagtcctgcatcaggctcactgcaggaagcctgcttctccctctgcctacatctctgcacctctctctgtgattcttatgaataaataaaatcttaaaaaaaaaaagatttgagagaaagggagaaagatcacacacaagcagggggaaggacagagggagagggagaacctcccaagcagactgcactaAGACCAGAGCCCAACACCATGCTTAATCCCATAACCTAAGCCAACACcaaaaatcagatgctcaactcactgagccacctgagtgcccCATATTTTTTACCCCTTCTCTTTTCTACTTCATACTTCTTAGTCAGAATTTCTTATTTGTAACCTCAAACTTATTCTAGGTTCTATTAGCACTACAGATTGGATTATCCTAAATTGATTTGACCCTGAAGCCCTTTtcttagaaacaacaaaaagtaatTGCTTCTGGGTTTTACACAGAAAACCTTCTGGGTTTTACACAGAACAAGCAAGAACAGGTTTCCTCTTTCAACTTGGAAAGGCTCCTCATGACATCCCCGGATCTGAAATAACTAGTTATAACTAATGTGACTACATTTGGACTAGATCACACGTGGGCTTCCCTGAGGCAGAAGGCTTGACAAGACAACCAAGATCCTTTCCAGGTTAAGTAATCATGCCTGCGATTTTCCTGGTTCCTTGTTACTTAATTGCTTGGAGTTTCAATTACTGTtgcaataaaatgaaggaaatcacCCGTATCATGGATTTGGAAGAAATGAAACATGTAAAATGGCTGGCATATGGTCATTACTCAGTGAATCTTAGTAACAAATTTTAAGAAGTCATTTACTATATAAAGTATTACCCAATTATCTTTCACTCAAATGCCTTATGATTTATACAGTGGAACAGTACTGTTCTATATATGACAAACATTAAGAATGAcaaaaatgaagcagcaggattttttttcaacCTAAAAAAGTTGTTGCagtttcaaatgtttttattggatttaaaattcttttaagggATACACAGATATACAACTAGTTTGATCAGCTACTAATATATTTTGGTACCCCTTTATTTTTGTACTCAAGAGCCAGTTCACCTTTTCTCCATGTTCAATACTTAGCTTTGGTATAATCTTGCCATGTTCTTCTTCACCTGCTACTGGAACATGAGTGTTTCCACTCTGCTTGGTATAAGCTGctcttttagttttcttcctgTGGGTAGGTTTTGTAggactcttctgttttttttcaacTTCACTGCTTACATCCCATAACATTATCTTCCCATCATTCCCTCCAGTAAGCAGCAAATAGGATTCTGGCAGAAAGCAGACTTGGGATACTCCCAGAGTGTGGCCCTTAAACCCCAGTTCTTGTTCACACTTAACTCCCATTACCCTAAAGATTCGAACCTTACCGTCTTCTGCACCACAGCTAAAAATATTGCCACATGATGCCACAGA
Protein-coding sequences here:
- the WDR53 gene encoding WD repeat-containing protein 53 isoform X3; its protein translation is MLWNLQKARPVWITNLQEDEAEELESPQSPGQLLNPALAHSVSVASCGNIFSCGAEDGKVRIFRVMGVKCEQELGFKGHTLGVSQVCFLPESYLLLTGGNDGKIMLWDVSSEVEKKQKSPTKPTHRKKTKRAAYTKQSGNTHVPVAGEEEHGKIIPKLSIEHGEKVNWLLSTKIKGYQNILVADQTSCISVYPLKEF